Part of the Etheostoma cragini isolate CJK2018 chromosome 8, CSU_Ecrag_1.0, whole genome shotgun sequence genome, CAAATTATAAACTGGTCTCAAAATAACCTTGCTTCAATTCTACAGGTAGAAATAGGAGTGATATCAATTTCTGTGGGTCTATTTACCAAAGAAAGTTGTATGACATCACATCAAAAAGCATCAAAGCCCTTTTAGAATCTGATGTCACAGAGCAAAACACAGCACAGCCAACCAATGGCTGCAGCTTAGCACCGTTGCTAGGCAACTGCAGCACCCTGTGGCTGGCTTCTCAACTGACAACATAGCTAAACagatttccatttgttttctcaaCAAGGATTTTGATTATGCAGACTATTAATTCGACATTCACAATAAGCAACTCTTCTATTTGTAGGCCTAAGAGTTATTAagtaatatttgacattttgtaaattcACTTCTGGGTAAGAATATAGGTTAAGAGAGACATGTTCCTGTCGGGGATCGGAGACCTAAGCTCCCCATTCCACATTTAAGTAGGCCTAAATTGTCATGGTcggatttatttcttaaatgaATAGGATGACAACTGCGCCCTCTAGCGGATTTAagcagtaggcctacatgcTGGTAGACCTTATCATGTGTATTCCCTAACAAGGTAAGGGAATGTGCAACATCCGTAATCTCAGGACCTTTTAGGAGCCACTCGAGCTCATACATAGGCCTGCCAAATGGTCAGGTAAACTgccaatgtaaaatgtattttctttcgGGATCTCAAGCATAGATCTTTTTCATAAAGCTATGCCTATAATAACACGGTAGCCTACATAACGAATACCTTGGTAGGAAGGAAGTAAAAACCACGAATGTATTGTAACCGTAGACTGTATAGCCTATTAACACAAAAGTAAGGAAGTTGCTGCCCTCCTTAGGCCACGTGAGGTGATGTGACGTCAGAAGAAATGTTTCTGCCCATGCTCACAAGGACAGGAGGGGATCAGCCAGACTGCAGCTGATAGATGTGTTGTAGCTAGTGATGTAATGTTGCCTGTTTGGTGACTACGGATGGCTGTCTGTGCCAGGCTCTGCGGAGTGGGTCAGTCGCGGAGGTGCCGGAGGCGACAGCGGCATAACCAGCAGGATCAAGCTAGCGATTCCGACatggatgaggaggaagaggagcggATCGTGGGTCAGAAGCGAGGCGACGTCGGCGACGGCGGAGGCCTTGAGAGCGGCGTCGCCACTGCAGGGCCGGGTGACGCTTGTGAATATGGCAGCGGTCATGTCAACAGAGGAGGCTTTCTGGATCGCACAAGCACGGGACCTCCGCACCCGCAGTCATTAGCGGAGCTACCGCCGGAGCTTTTAGTGGAAATAGTCTCCTTGCTTCCCGGGACAGCACTACCAAATGTTGCCCTCGTCTGCAAGAAATTTAGACAAATACTTAACACTGAAACCATCTGGAGAAGGCGGTGCATGGAAGGTAACTAGGCCTATAGCGATTGTAACGTGGACATATggataatttaaatgttaacgtGTAACGTAAGACTGCTAAATAAAGCGTTCAGTCATTTTAATACGGGTTATTTGTGTCAGTGCCCAGCTCAGATTCCTCGGAAATGTTTCCCACTAAAAGCATTTGTATTGATCTGTGCGGGAACCTGACCATGAAGAACATTACCGTCTTTGGTCACTGTTGTAGACATATTCTAAGACCTCTTAGTGTTATTGTGCCCATATAGTAGCCATTCtgtgttgctgatgttaatgcAGGGCCGACCTAACCTTTTGGGGGCCACCCTATGTTATAAGTCCGGGGCCTGCATTGTTGCAGTTTGGAGCAAATATTTCTTATTACATACAGGCTACTGTACATTAGACAAAAATAGGCcactatgtaaaaaaacaaaaaaaacaaccttgacttaatgaaataaaaatactacaTCAAAAAACTATAATAGGGCATATTTATCATAATAAACACTTTAATATAACTTTTCTGGTCAATCTAATTAAAGTTGTAAATGGATAAAATAACCAAAGATCCAATGTTGCCACAAAGCAGTTCTGCTCATTGATGTGAAACAATGGCCACAATAGCCAAATACACGATTATATAAATACCATGATATAAATGGTATTTAATCTTAACTTCTTTTACAGTCAATTAGCATTTGTATTGTCATATCGCCCAGCATTACTTGGAAGTCTGTTATCCAGAAAAAGACTCACTCAAGTGACTTCAGTGTAAGAATGTAATGCTTTTATCAGTTTAAAGAATTAAACTACTAATTGGAGCAATACTAAttgataatacaaaaaaattccCTTATTTGTAGTTGCAGCATCAGTTTTAAGTTTCAAAACATGAGTAATTGGCTGGGAGGAAGTAGTTTGGATTTGGGAGCACTATTTTACTGAATCAAGGATTGAGGAAACTGCAGACTGTGAGATAATAATAGTGGCCGTAGAAATGTTGGCCAGTATACCAGGCATTTATAGTAAATTAGGAAGCCACTTACATGTACGGTGCAGAACAACAAGAaagtatgtttaaaatcactGAAGTCAAATAACGGAACTAAAGAAAGCAGTTACAGTGAAGACAGCAAGCAGAAGAAAAGAAGTAAGTAAGCTGTGTAAATTCGgtcaaacatacagtatctctTTAGTGCATTTCAACCAATTGTGAAAAGCAGCAAGTCCAAAATAAATGCTCTTTAAAAGACTttgcattcaaaaaaaaaaagaaaaaaaaaaaaaaaagatcttgggTTTTTATGGTAGATGCATAGTTCACTTATCCCTCAGGTCggctgtgtgtgtaaaacaccTTGTGATAAGTTTTGAATTGGACGTCTGTGTCTGCTGACTGGAGTTCAAGCTTGGAACGTCCATCTTGCTGGCCGCTGTGCAAATTTCCTGCTCCGTTGCTCTACACCATTATTCAAAATGAATTTGACTTCTGCAACCGTTAAGGGTTTTGATCTCACCGCATCTGTCATAATGTTTAATGGCTCAGTTGTCATTATGTGCATATTATGCACAATTTTGTTCTCTCTGCAGAGTTTGGCATGAAGGATGATCTGAGAAAGATGGAAGTGGGAGGAGTATCTAGCCGGGACCTCTATGTGAAACGTGAGTTTGACTTCTAATTGAACAGTTTACATGTCACCCATGAATTGATCCAGTATTTGCTGTAAATTTCTATTCCATTGGGTCATTTAGCATTGGCACCCACATTCTTTTATGTTTGTGGTGTCCAGATAAATCTCCCCATGACTGTGGTTAGCAGCAGATAGAAAACAGTCCCAACAAATGTTTTCTGATATGAATGTTGTTTCTCTGTTCCGCTTGAACTCAGACTGTTAATGTTactacttttttgttgttgattgtggTCTCTCCCATCTGTTCCTAATTTATTTATCAGCGGAGAAATAGGGCTTATTTTGAAACAGCAGTTGTCAGGCAGAGTGGGGTACGTGTTGGCTCTTTGAATAGACACATTACCGTGATCACTAGAAGGCTGCTTTTGGCTGAGCCTGCCTTGGCCCATGGCTTCTCTATACATGCCTATGTTGTGCTTGCCCAGGTGTCAACCCACGGGTGAAGTCTGGGCGCTTTATGAAGCTCCTCCCGGACTACGAGCACATGGACTATAGAGACgtgtacacacactgtatgtacatgAGCCTCAGCGTGGTTTGGTTACAGCATGAGAGGTTGTGTGAGTGGGACTCTTACTGATTTAATTTGGAAGCTAATAGCTGCAGCATCCCATGTGGACAGTTAACATGCTAAAATTTCTCCTCAGTGCTGTTTGCTTTCATATTAAGTGTAAAATAGGAGGCAAGAATATTTGGTGTGTTGCTTGGACTGGCTGACAGGAGCGTGGTTAGTTCACACTTTCTGGGTTTCACCGCATCCTGACagacattaaacacaaagttacattttacatcTCCTCTTGTGTTTGTAACCATGCACGGTGCAGTTTGCAGTAAAGCATGGGTGTTGCTTTGCAGAAACTGTTAAATATGGTGTGATGTTGTGCTCTTATGTTGCAGTGCTTCACCCTTACAGACATATCTTGGGCTTATGGCAGCCTGACATAGGGCCTTATGGAGGATTGCTCAACGTTGTGGTAAGGAGCTATCTCAATCAAGACAAGCTATGCATTAAGATAAGGATGAGTTTGTTGACCTCTTTTGCTAATCATTTTTGATGTGGCAATATGTAGCTGTAAATGCCTCAGCAACACATCTACCATCATTATGTGGACGACACATTTACTTAACCATATCACCAGATGGACTATAGCCAATACAAACACTGAGTAATCGAATCAAACAAATCAACGATTAGATGTGCCAGAATCTTAAATTTTATGAGGACAAATTAGCAGTTTTTTGGTGCCAAACAGGAGCATTTAAAAATCAGCGCTTAGCCTCAATTGgcaatgttaaaaacaagagagaaaaaccagagatcttggtgtagtcatggactcagacgtgcatttaacagccacattaagacatttGCAAAAGTCGACGTACTAGCACCTTAATAATATATCAAGGGTTGAAGGACTTATGTCCCAGCAGGACATAGAAAACATTGTTACTGCTGTCATCTTTAGTAGACTCAACTACTGTAACAGGGTTTTTACAGGTCTCCCTGAAAAATCAATCCTTCAGCTCCaactgattcagaacgctgctgctcgagtcctcaccaAGACCATGAAAGTGAATCACATCACTCGAGTTCTGAAGTCtgtacactggcttcctgtgtctcaaatgGTTGGTCATCTCATGGTTAAGGGCccaaatacatttctgatcttctactaCATTATGAACCATCCAGACCTCTCTGGGTCGTCAGGTCTGCTCTCTGTTCCCAGAGTCAGAATTAAACATGgagaagcagcattcagtttttatgctccaTATACCCGGAaaaaactcccagaaaacttcACATCTGCTacaactctgttcttttaaaccAAGACTGAAGACTTTTCTTTTAGATGCTACCTTTTTTAagtaattgtttatttcttacactgcactataacttgtattgttgtttttcatacatGTCTTATTCTATTTCAGCagtttttatattcattcatagAAATGTGTTATATATGTGAAGCCTTTCCTAACATAATTTTTAGGATCATTCCAATGgctaataaattattaaaatcatttttattcagGTGGACGGGCTGTTTATCATCGGGTGGATGTATTTGCCACCTCATGACCCCCGTGTGGAGGATCCCATGAGACGACGGCCGCTCTTTCGTATCCACTTGTTGGAAAGCAATAAAGCCACTGTAGAGTGTATGTACGGACACAAGGGTCCCCATAAAGGAGACATACAGGTAAGGGCTTACACAGCCCAAAGGCTTGGCCGGGcaccaacaaaataaaaagctctACATCATTTGGATATTTGTTGACACAGATTAGTCATTCTACTTTAACTTGAGGTGAGAAGCTAATGCAAGTATGCCATCCTTTAATATTTGTCATGTCTTGTTATTTTTAGACTGTGAAAAAGGATGAATTTTCAACAAAGTGTAACCAGACGGATTATCACCGAATGCCAGGGGGCAGACAGGAGGTGGGTCAAATCAGGGAACAACCTTTAGACTGTTAAATTATTATGCTTATGTACTTTGATAATGTCAAAATTcaaagttctgtgtgtgtgtgtgtgtgcgtgtgcgtgtgcatgtgtaggAGTTCAGAACATGGTTGGAGGAAGAATGGGGCCGGACATTGGAAGAAATCTTTCATGAGCACATGCAGGAACTCATCCTTATGAAGTTCATTTATACCAGTCAATATGAGTATGAGTCTCTTCCTTACATCACATTCTCCATAGAGTGTCAATGAATCTGACTCCTTCCTTAGCACTAATTAAGTTAAGCAATAACTACAAGTTTAGCTTATCTTAAATGAGAATTCCAGCCATTGAAAAAACCCCGACCCAAATCTgtgcaggcaacacggagtagctgcagctacgtgttaGAGCTTCCACTGAGTTAAAATGGCAGTTGTTGgagcaagttttagagtgcctttgtgcctcttagcagacataaaatgcaagtaaaatgtctgtgcaacataaACAGGGCACTTACGTgacaaaaagatttgttttcaactcagacattgtttaaattcacctaaCCTGGTCCCTGTCTCTATCCTGCCAGTAGCTGCTAGCTGGttgctgctagctgctagctctTAGCTGGTGGATGCTAGCTGCCGTCCGGttagtgtgttcagccaggcttatGTGATAATCACCCCGACAACACAGAGCGGCAGTGGTGTGGCTATgtgacagggtaggtgaatttaaaaaaatgtctgagttgaaaacacatcttgttGTCATGTAAGGGCcttgttcatgttgcacagacattttaattgttaagAGCaaaggtgggtagagtagccaaagattgtactcaagtaaaagtactgtcaCTTCacaataatatgactcaagtaaaagtaaaagtagtcatccgaATAATTACTTgaataagagtaaaaaagtgTAGAGttactgttgagtaacgtctgaattattttttaacacaagcattcaatcagagagataaaaaacaaaataatcatctttatgCAAATAGAGTTCATCCAATAAATATATCAAACACAGCAcattcaaacaaattaaaattcatttattaattacaaaatagcttaaATAAAGAGACttatcacatcaaatttggagaTATGTTCAAAACATATGTAacttaaaagacaaacatttgcctatccacagcaaaaaaataagttCATTTAGGAACGCTACAGCTACATTTTTCCTCAAGTTAGATGAGTTTTTGAATGCggaaatgtctttgttttaataGACACATAAGAGGGGCTagctgctgttttgcaatcTCACTAGGGTAAACATGCTTGCCATATGATGCCTGGTTTGTTCCtccttgtctgtgtctgtattgCAGACGAttgattctgacatttttgttttactacgactgtaaagctaacccaTCCCGCCGCTGAGTTTGAGTATGGTCACGTGACGAGACTGCAGAACTAAGTTGGattggtgaaacacagtcacGTCTTAGGGCTTTTAGCGgaagtgtctctctctgtcaaaatacaacattaaaaagagGCGTATAAGGGGGGCGGGATAAAATTAATGACGCGTAAAATACAAAAGCGGTATACTAAATTgataaatgtaatggagtaaagtAATTCGTTGCTACCCACCTctttaagaggcacaaaggcactctaaaagtTGCCCCGacaactgctgttttagctcagtggaagctcgtacatgtagctgcagctactccgtGTTGCCTGCATGGATTCGGGTCGgggttttttcaatcaaaagtacaaGCACATTTATGACAATCAAGATTAATATAAAAAacggccggaattctccttttaaaagAGTTCCCATTTTTACTTAGGTGAACGTATAACTCGTTCATGTAGTTCTGATGGCCTTGGCAATGCAAACAGTGATGTTACATTATATGCCAGattaattttgaaattaaaacatgGACCCGTGGCAAAAGTCTGATCAACTCTGACTAATATTGTCTGCTGTCTTTTGCCAGTAACTGCTTGACATACCGGAGGATCTACCTGCCTCCTGCGATGCCCTCTGACCTGCTGTCCCCAGGCCTCTTCAAAGGCACCTACGGCAGTCATGGCTTGGAGATTGTCATGCTCAGTTTCATTGGGACTTATGCGAGAGCCACCAAGCTTACTGTAAGTTGTTGCATAATCACTGTCAGAGGGTGTGTTTACCTCAAAAAGACACTTTTAGTTGCAAAGTTTTCtaacagaaaaatgcatttggATTTCATACAGGAAGACTGCTTTCTTGTGAattatttaatgtcatttaaagctttagtgcgttcTTTTACATTAATGAACATCCATTACATTtgagccattgccaaatgaattAAACCAAAGGATATTATAACTATCAGCCTCACactctttgtatttctcagtatgacaatgtttagaaaatggtgtCGTACAGGGACCTCTGAATGCAGAAGCTCAacttaagataaataaatgtaatacaattcatgtttttgtaatcctccgtgtcctcctcaGCTACTGCGTGGCAGAATGCTTGTGTCATGTGAAGGCAACAACAATAGTGTTGTGATTACTTACAATTCCTTATGGCGGTGACAAAAACTATGCACCATAGCTTTAAATGCGCTCTAGGTCATTGTTACctttttccaacaaaaaaaactattcagcCAAAATTCTTTCAACAGGCACTCCTTGACACAATGTACGTTTGAATGGAACATTCTCACATGTCTGACCTACAGGATGTAACATTAACCGACAACATGAATCAGCTGGTGGTGCAGATGTTAATTTTGCTCCTTTCTGCAGGGAGACCCCAATGTTCCTGCAGGGCAACTCACTTTGGATGTTGACCTGAGACGGCCTGTGGTCCTCCCAGACTTGGAGCAGCAGCGCAACATAGAGGAGCTGTCCCGGCTGGTAATGGGGGTACACGAGGAAGTGCAGAGAGAAGATCAACAACAGGCCATGGACACTTCTGCTGCAGCCAGAGGTGCAGCAGAGGGGGCCTCTGGTGGTGCCAGCGTAGCAGAAGGGGTGGAGCCAGACCATGTTATGACCTGTGCAGACAGCAACCAGCCTGGCCCCAGTACCACCACCAGTCCTCCCGAAGCCCAGCCCTTCGTCCTGCCCCTGGGAGTTATGGCTCGCAATGAGGTCTACCCTCGCACCTGCA contains:
- the fbxo31 gene encoding F-box only protein 31 isoform X2, producing MAVCARLCGVGQSRRCRRRQRHNQQDQASDSDMDEEEEERIVGQKRGDVGDGGGLESGVATAGPGDACEYGSGHVNRGGFLDRTSTGPPHPQSLAELPPELLVEIVSLLPGTALPNVALVCKKFRQILNTETIWRRRCMEEFGMKDDLRKMEVGGVSSRDLYVKLLHPYRHILGLWQPDIGPYGGLLNVVVDGLFIIGWMYLPPHDPRVEDPMRRRPLFRIHLLESNKATVECMYGHKGPHKGDIQTVKKDEFSTKCNQTDYHRMPGGRQEEFRTWLEEEWGRTLEEIFHEHMQELILMKFIYTSQYDNCLTYRRIYLPPAMPSDLLSPGLFKGTYGSHGLEIVMLSFIGTYARATKLTGDPNVPAGQLTLDVDLRRPVVLPDLEQQRNIEELSRLVMGVHEEVQREDQQQAMDTSAAARGAAEGASGGASVAEGVEPDHVMTCADSNQPGPSTTTSPPEAQPFVLPLGVMARNEVYPRTCRKCFYGTGLIAGHGFTSPERTPGLFVLFDEDRFGFIWLELKSFSLYSRLTDHLAHSHAPNMERFEAMLMNMQSWTS
- the fbxo31 gene encoding F-box only protein 31 isoform X1, coding for MAVCARLCGVGQSRRCRRRQRHNQQDQASDSDMDEEEEERIVGQKRGDVGDGGGLESGVATAGPGDACEYGSGHVNRGGFLDRTSTGPPHPQSLAELPPELLVEIVSLLPGTALPNVALVCKKFRQILNTETIWRRRCMEEFGMKDDLRKMEVGGVSSRDLYVKRVNPRVKSGRFMKLLPDYEHMDYRDVYTHLLHPYRHILGLWQPDIGPYGGLLNVVVDGLFIIGWMYLPPHDPRVEDPMRRRPLFRIHLLESNKATVECMYGHKGPHKGDIQTVKKDEFSTKCNQTDYHRMPGGRQEEFRTWLEEEWGRTLEEIFHEHMQELILMKFIYTSQYDNCLTYRRIYLPPAMPSDLLSPGLFKGTYGSHGLEIVMLSFIGTYARATKLTGDPNVPAGQLTLDVDLRRPVVLPDLEQQRNIEELSRLVMGVHEEVQREDQQQAMDTSAAARGAAEGASGGASVAEGVEPDHVMTCADSNQPGPSTTTSPPEAQPFVLPLGVMARNEVYPRTCRKCFYGTGLIAGHGFTSPERTPGLFVLFDEDRFGFIWLELKSFSLYSRLTDHLAHSHAPNMERFEAMLMNMQSWTS